The Aedes aegypti strain LVP_AGWG chromosome 3, AaegL5.0 Primary Assembly, whole genome shotgun sequence genome contains a region encoding:
- the LOC110678987 gene encoding uncharacterized protein LOC110678987 yields MIDPKNISVNHHHRRKNACVRSHIQFKFTLGIVKMFPLFFGTDLHHAVSEACTKGDHTCVEALLDQIRSFKEACRMQNADGLTPIQLALSLQPEGALAGEMLHVECENLSPVESFKEFMLRGNLQLVQMVADQVREQIGHVGMLAEVTAAFAELRIRNVRLSAEIVDWVQYLLVEADYQRGLSSAEDNRMGEQEREWRLRHLVECIEFLERHHRGGGCRLNDMGERFLLYVRQIFEHVFSLKTWLKDLPLMQLQFCLSMFLGTVTGGRNEEVDIFGFMIDKDTVINFLSSLRIVLGEYWDVTTLTAQKLFNYMISDKSIPPKIFASIRQNSKYRSELENIKTVGSFEQLTSNQITILDNICIEMKKRWITSTHRKHFRILLKTYYTAKQFYSVRKIISCIETIHNLDLQEPSTLPVSIAALKRALQIIGEALKSSKQTPNITKKLDSILRMFPSKSFVELAKDLRQFFSHDYSLAKERLDQHCPMELFRSTLATLKNCLRWLSYVSFLQNAYVFRQYLGRLYRMKSLDQMRSYVNFIGMEFKAKLIPSFEPTDIMDSIALVEQLILASQDVCEKQDLSKVLQDLTVHRNAIRNDVSTIGYAVDQFFFLEMYIDQDAASVDRVRTLVKCMLNDTTRSQRYASVDKALTRTAADIIARLKLKETSPERRVLMEELWTRLVRQNTAAIDSLKHQTVVHEDQCMDETMKILTDLGMAVDDEGFVRMVNSRLKKKYYQNLFDLNNKYHVLNEVIKDRRIAKSTRELKLKLKEMRSREEHHFQGKFNSLIEAIRKVVIKYGNPDKIISLDLSPVDRFALEYHLLEACEILCSLKVLRDNSHSLKGHTPVIAGRNLRNCLAHDRIAYETLTGNSSMIQFSALYLLRHPIKLYCKPILAIEMTDQVYDRSFCNKLEWINKQQEFLKAVEAFDIDLLKRMTLFDKVRIFQRNQLNNDIVTIALNSQPSTFIEHLLNPLIEPNFFVFVLNQPIEFKLRSMIHHLLNDPYKFCFTTSIRFELIGHIQSLSQQQNLNRRLHNQEIERILRSYAKESITAVIDCLSIDQFLVDSRFRNTIIHWSVLRGDVEMVRLFLSKHQAFIDELNVFEDTPLALAVRYGFTNIVNLLLEYKANINLGKWHPLWIAAKLNDLKLLPYLVNDQTDRCPQRNNPLDGALQQNNLRFFVSLHENYGFGYDAGELLHKAINLKRTHFFRYIISSEEGKGLFKTLNSVRFTPLMMAAVCGRTEMLCELLHNGADASFVNESGFTALHCAVYSQKRVIIDTLLQNPLVDINTIADGQLTVLSIAIGKRNIENVRYLLSKGSTVMDKHLIQAGYYKAYDIARILLEHSPRLLNVTKDVYNRTLLMYAVIDRDLIMLDYLIAHGSDLDARTRGGLTALHIAAGSNNLEICERLIDAGCDLESEDDFKRTALTIAVEHEFTVLAKYFLSRGSSSDSVRSYRFDLYKASFLHKFAYENRFYMVQFLLQHCAFDRSLLDDSGRTALDHAREQGHHAVVALLSSSSIH; encoded by the exons ATGATTGACCCTAAAAATATATCAGTCAATCACCaccatcgacgaaagaatgcgtGCGTTCGCTCGCATATTCAGTTCAAGTTCACGCTTGGAATCGTCAAGATGTTCCCACTCTTCTTTGGTACGGATTTGCACCATGCAGTTAGTGAGGCGTGCACCAAGGGAGACCACACTTGCGTCGAAGCCTTACTGGACCAAATACGTTCCTTCAAAGAGGCCTGCCGGATGCAGAATGCTGATGGTTTGACTCCAATTCAATTGGCCCTCTCGCTGCAACCCGAAGGCGCATTGGCTGGTGAAATGTTGCACGTGGAGTGTGAGAATTTGTCGCCTGTTGAAAGCTTCAAAGAGTTTATGCTAAGAGGAAATCTGCAATTGGTCCAGATGGTTGCGGATCAAGTCCGGGAACAGATAGGTCACGTTGGTATGTTGGCTGAAGTGACTGCAGCTTTCGCCGAATTGCGTATTCGTAACGTTCGCCTATCGGCGGAAATCGTTGATTGGGTGCAATATTTGCTCGTCGAAGCCGATTATCAGCGTGGTCTTTCAAGTGCGGAAGATAACAGAATGGGCGAGCAGGAACGCGAATGGCGTTTGCGCCATTTGGTCGAGTGCATCGAATTCTTGGAAAGGCATCACCGAGGAGGTGGCTGTCGACTTAATGATATGGGCGAACGATTTTTGCTCTACGTGAGGCAAATATTTGAACATGTGTTCTCCCTGAAGACCTGGCTGAAGGATCTACCGTTGATGCAGCTGCAGTTTTGTTTGTCGATGTTTCTGGGAACGGTAACGGGAGGTCGGAATGAAGAGGTTGATATTTTTGGATTCATGATTGATAAAG ATACTGTAATCAACTTCCTTTCTTCGTTGAGGATTGTGTTGGGCGAATATTGGGATGTGACAACCCTGACTGCTCAGAAGCTGTTTAACTATATGATTTCCGACAAGAGTATTCCACCCAAAATATTTGCTTCAATTCGGCAGAACAGCAAGTACCGTTCCGAACTCGAGAACATCAAAACCGTCGGATCCTTTGAACAACTGACGTCGAATCAGATCACCATACTTGACAACATTTGCATCGAAATGAAGAAACGTTGGATTACATCGACACACCGAAAACATTTCAGAATCCTACTGAAAACTTACTACACGGCGAAGCAATTCTACTCGGTTCGCAAGATCATATCGTGCATCGAAACAATTCACAACCTCGATCTACAGGAGCCATCTACGCTACCCGTGTCGATAGCAGCTCTAAAACGTGCTCTCCAAATCATTGGTGAAGCGTTGAAATCCTCCAAGCAGACCCCGAACATTACCAAAAAACTGGACAGCATTCTTCGCATGTTCCCATCCAAGTCCTTTGTCGAACTGGCCAAAGATCTGCGGCAGTTCTTCAGCCATGACTACTCACTGGCCAAAGAGCGACTGGATCAACACTGTCCGATGGAACTTTTCCGCTCTACGCTCGCCACACTCAAAAACTGTCTTCGATGGTTGTCCTACGTATCGTTCCTTCAAAATGCGTACGTTTTCCGGCAGTATCTCGGCAGGCTTTACAGAATGAAAAGCCTCGATCAGATGCGATCGTACGTGAACTTCATCGGTATGGAATTCAAAGCGAAACTAATCCCCAGCTTCGAGCCCACCGATATAATGGACTCGATCGCCTTGGTTGAGCAACTGATCCTCGCATCTCAGGACGTTTGTGAAAAACAAGACCTTTCTAAGGTTCTCCAAGATCTCACAGTTCACAGGAACGCTATCAGAAACGACGTGAGCACGATCGGGTATGCGGTCGATCAATTTTTCTTTTTGGAAATGTACATCGACCAGGATGCAGCGAGTGTTGATCGAGTCCGAACTTTAGTGAAGTGTATGCTGAACGATACCACTCGATCGCAGCGGTACGCAAGTGTGGATAAGGCCTTGACTAGGACAGCAGCGGATATAATTGCTCGGCTTAAATTGAAGGAGACTAGTCCGGAGAGAAGGGTGCTGATGGAGGAGCTTTGGACGCGTTTGGTTCGACAGAACACTGCGGCCATTGATTCGTTGAAACACCAAACAGTCGTTCACGAGGATCAATGCATGGATGAGACGATGAAGATACTGACTGATTTAGGCATGGCAGTAGATGATGAGGGATTTGTTCGAATGGTGAATAGTAGATTGAAGAAGAAATACTATCAAAATTTGTTCGACTTGAACAACAAATATCACGTACTGAACGAAGTGATCAAGGATCGACGGATCGCGAAATCCACGAGGGAACTCAAACTGAAGCTCAAGGAGATGAGATCGCGAGAAGAACATCATTTTCAGGGAAAATTTAATTCATTAATTGAAGCTATTAGGAAAGTTGTCATCAAATACGGAAATCCTGACAAGATCATCTCTCTGGACTTGTCGCCAGTTGATCGCTTTGCTTTGGAATATCACCTTCTGGAAGCGTGCGAGATATTGTGCAGTCTGAAGGTACTCAGAGATAATTCCCACTCACTGAAAGGTCATACTCCGGTTATCGCAGGTCGCAATCTGCGGAATTGTCTAGCCCATGACCGCATAGCGTACGAAACTCTAACTGGAAACTCCTCTATGATCCAATTCTCTGCACTTTACCTACTTCGTCACCCGATCAAGCTCTATTGCAAACCGATTCTTGCCATTGAGATGACTGATCAAGTGTATGATCGCTCGTTCTGCAACAAGTTGGAATGGATCAACAAGcaacaagaatttctcaaagccGTTGAAGCTTTCGACATCGATCTACTGAAGCGAATGACATTGTTCGACAAGGTGCGTATTTTCCAGCGTAACCAGCTGAACAATGATATCGTGACGATCGCTCTCAACAGCCAACCTTCCACGTTCATCGAACATCTACTGAATCCTTTAATCGAACCGAATTTCTTCGTTTTCGTTCTGAATCAACCGATAGAGTTCAAATTACGCAGCATGATCCATCATCTCCTGAATGATCCTTACAAATTCTGTTTTACGACATCCATCCGATTTGAATTGATCGGTCATATCCAATCACTTTCCCAACAACAAAATCTTAATAGACGACTCCACAATCAAGAAATCGAACGTATTCTTAGAAGCTATGCAAAGGAATCGATCACAGCAGTGATCGACTGCCTATCAATCGATCAATTCCTCGTGGATTCAAGGTTTCGGAACACAATCATCCATTGGTCAGTCTTACGAGGCGACGTAGAAATGGTACGACTGTTCCTCAGCAAACACCAAGCCTTCATCGACGAGCTGAACGTCTTCGAAGATACTCCGCTAGCACTGGCTGTACGATACGGATTCACAAACATCGTTAACCTTCTTTTGGAATACAAAGCAAACATCAATCTGGGAAAGTGGCACCCTCTGTGGATTGCAGCCAAATTGAACGACCTGAAGTTGCTCCCCTATCTAGTCAACGATCAAACCGACAGATGTCCTCAAAGAAACAATCCTCTGGATGGAGCGCTACAGCAAAACAATCTGCGCTTCTTCGTCTCACTCCACGAAAACTATGGATTTGGTTACGATGCTGGAGAGTTACTTCATAAGGCCATAAACCTTAAACGAACTCATTTCTTTCGGTATATTATTTCTTCTGAAGAGGGTAAAGGACTCTTCAAAACACTCAACTCAGTGCGATTTACGCCATTGATGATGGCAGCCGTTTGCGGGCGAACGGAAATGCTCTGCGAACTACTTCATAACGGAGCTGACGCTTCATTTGTTAACGAAAGTGGTTTTACCGCACTACACTGTGCAGTGTACAGTCAGAAACGGGTTATCATCGATACTTTGCTTCAAAATCCACTCGTCGACATCAACACAATTGCTGATGGCCAGCTCACAGTATTGAGTATAGCAATCGGCAAGCGGAACATCGAAAACGTCCGTTACCTTCTTTCCAAGGGATCTACTGTGATGGACAAACACCTAATACAGGCTGGTTACTACAAAGCTTACGACATAGCTCGAATACTGCTTGAGCATAGTCCCAGACTTTTAAATGTAACCAAAGACGTCTATAATCGAACTTTACTGATGTATGCCGTCATTGATCGCGACTTGATCATGTTGGATTATCTGATCGCACATGGATCAGATCTAGACGCGCGTACCCGTGGTGGACTAACAGCTCTTCATATTGCTGCCGGCAGCAACAATCTTGAAATTTGCGAACGCCTGATCGATGCAGGTTGTGATCTAGAATCGGAAgatgacttcaaacgaactGCCCTGACCATAGCCGTTGAGCATGAATTCACAGTTCTGGCTAAATATTTCCTTTCACGAGGATCGAGTTCTGATTCCGTTCGATCGTACAGATTCGATCTCTACAAGGCATCCTTTCTGCACAAATTTGCCTACGAAAATCGGTTCTACATGGTTCAATTTCTGCTCCAGCACTGCGCCTTCGATCGATCCTTGCTCGATGACAGCGGTAGAACCGCCCTTGATCATGCTCGAGAACAGGGACACCATGCCGTAGTTGCCTTACTATCGAGTTCCTCCATTCACTAA